A genomic region of Streptomyces sp. R33 contains the following coding sequences:
- a CDS encoding family 16 glycosylhydrolase: MSIPLRRRGSTLAALVGSSLALVLGWGPATSAVTPVMPVTPVTRAAAVDAVTFEDDFDGPGGAAVDTGKWQIETGDNVNNHERQWYTPGAANAALDGRGNLVITARRENPGNYQCWYGRCEYTSARLNTAGRFTQAYGHVETRMKVPRGQGMWPAFWMLGHDIGQVGWPNSGEIDVMENVGYEPSTVHGTVHGPGYSGGGGIGAAYTLSGGRAFADDFRTFAVDWAPGSITWSVDGQVYQRRTPADLGGRRWVFDKPFFLILNLAVGGDWPGNPDGSTQFPNQLVVDYVRVTTSDGGGGRTGTFVGLAGKCLDVAGSQTANGTQVQLYTCNGTGAQRWTLPGDGTVRALGKCLDVNAASTEPGAKVQLWDCNGSGAQRFDHNATTRDLVNVQADKCVDVREQNPADATPVQSWWCSGNPNQKWTFTG; encoded by the coding sequence ATGTCCATACCCTTACGCAGACGCGGATCGACGCTGGCAGCGCTTGTCGGCAGCTCCTTGGCACTTGTTCTCGGCTGGGGTCCGGCCACCTCGGCCGTCACGCCCGTCATGCCCGTCACGCCCGTCACCCGGGCGGCAGCCGTCGACGCCGTCACCTTCGAGGACGACTTCGACGGCCCGGGCGGGGCCGCCGTGGACACCGGGAAGTGGCAGATCGAGACCGGGGACAACGTCAACAACCACGAGCGGCAGTGGTACACGCCGGGCGCCGCCAACGCCGCGCTCGACGGCCGGGGCAACCTGGTGATCACCGCCCGCCGCGAGAATCCCGGCAACTACCAGTGCTGGTACGGCCGGTGCGAGTACACCTCCGCGCGCTTGAACACCGCCGGCCGGTTCACCCAGGCGTACGGGCACGTCGAGACCCGGATGAAGGTACCGCGCGGGCAGGGCATGTGGCCCGCCTTCTGGATGCTCGGCCATGACATCGGCCAGGTCGGCTGGCCGAACAGCGGTGAGATCGACGTCATGGAGAACGTCGGGTACGAGCCGTCGACCGTGCACGGCACCGTCCACGGGCCCGGGTACTCGGGCGGCGGGGGCATCGGGGCTGCGTACACGCTGTCCGGCGGTCGTGCCTTCGCCGACGACTTCCGCACCTTCGCCGTGGACTGGGCGCCGGGCTCGATCACCTGGTCCGTGGACGGGCAGGTCTACCAGCGCCGGACCCCCGCCGACCTCGGCGGCCGGCGGTGGGTCTTCGACAAGCCGTTCTTCCTCATCCTCAACCTCGCGGTGGGCGGCGACTGGCCGGGGAACCCGGACGGTTCGACGCAGTTCCCCAACCAGCTCGTGGTCGATTACGTGCGCGTCACCACCTCCGATGGCGGCGGCGGGCGTACCGGAACCTTCGTCGGGCTGGCCGGCAAGTGCCTGGACGTGGCCGGCTCGCAGACCGCCAACGGCACCCAGGTCCAGCTCTACACCTGCAACGGCACGGGCGCCCAGCGGTGGACGCTGCCGGGCGACGGCACCGTCCGGGCGCTCGGCAAGTGCCTGGACGTCAACGCGGCCTCCACGGAACCCGGCGCCAAGGTCCAGCTGTGGGACTGCAACGGCTCCGGCGCCCAGCGCTTCGACCACAACGCCACCACCCGGGACCTGGTGAACGTCCAGGCCGACAAGTGCGTGGACGTCCGCGAGCAGAACCCGGCCGATGCGACCCCGGTCCAGAGCTGGTGGTGCAGCGGCAATCCCAACCAGAAGTGGACTTTCACCGGCTGA